The window CGCAATCCATTCCGGCCGGCATAGAGCACATGTTCGTATTGTCCATCTGGATACCTTAGCCTGCCCGATCCCTGGATATGCAGAAAAAAAAGATCCACAGGATCATCCACCCAGGCCAGTTCAAGTCCTCTTCCGTAAAGTACCTTTTTTTGATCAATACTTTTGCGGTCATAATATGGTGCAATTCCATTGTCTGTCTGGCGGTAAACAAGGGTCTGACCCTGCCAGCGGGGATGAAAGCGCCCCAGGTCAATAGAAAAAAGATCACAGGGAACAGCATAAATCGGCCAGGAGTAATTATGATCTTCATACCTGGAAGCTTCCAACAAGGGCTCATAATATCCGGTGAGCAAAACATCGGGGTTTACCTTGTAAAAATCAAAATAATACCTGAGCAATTCGGGATTGTCATCAAGTTCCGGCAGCAAAAAGAGCAAAGTCTCCATAGTTTGGGTAATGTCCTGCCATTGCAGGCATAACTCTGGGCGACAAATGGCGTCAGCCTCCTGTTTTCTTGTGTTCAGGTAGACAAGACTCCGCTCTATGGCTTCTTGTAACTCCAGCCAGCTTGCAATCCCCTGGTTCTTTAAACCTGCAGACAAGACATCCAGCACATGTCTATCATCAGCAGGAATAAAATACAGATCAGGCTTAAGCTCAGGTTCAGGATCAGGATCAGGTTCCACAACTTTGGGGGCGCATCCCCAAAAAATCAAAACAAGCAGACTCAAGCACACCATCCCTGCAAACCTGGTGACTACATCAAGGCTGTTCCAGCGTGTAGTTTTACTCATGATTTGATCGCCCCCTCCCGTTCAATGTTGGCGTCAAAGAACTTGCCAACCCCGTATTCTCTGCGCCGGAAAAACTTGTCAGAACTTGGACCTATAATCTGCATTTCAGGATATTTCTCCTGCACATCCAGGGCAATATGCATTTCCTTGGTACAGCCTGTTGAATAGGTCGCATCCTTGCCAGCCCAGATTGGAGGCACTTTCTGTCCCATAAGCTCAAAACTCTTTTCAATATCACTCACAGTCTGAAAACGCCATACATCAATAAGTCCGCTGCGCTGAACCATTTCCCACATATACATGAGATCATCTCCATCCATGCCCTGCTCAAAATGTTCAGCAGGATTGACTATATAGGTCTGGTCCATTCTTTCACGCATATAACCTGCAAATTCATTGATAACTTTTATGGCCATTTGTGTCTGGCCCGGTATGCTGCCAATAATTGCGCTGTAGAATAAAACCCTTTGCCCCTGCAGTCTGGCCTCGAGCATTCCTTTTTTTATTTTTTCCGCCTTGGCCATAATTTCAGACTCAATGAACTTGCGCACCCTGGAACTGCGTTTCTTGAATTCAAAATGCACTTCACCATGACAATCACGGTAAAAGGAAAGTATATCCCTGGAAAACAGATGGGAATTCTGGATGAACCTTCTGAAGTTTCCGCTTCCTTTGGCTACCACCAGATCAGACTCCTTCCAGGCTCTGGCAAAAGTGATGCTGGTGCGGTAAAGGTTCATCCTCTCACGGGTACCGTCGGATATAGCCAGAATTCGATTTTCCCGCTGCTTTTTTAAAAAATCTTTTTTTGTTACCTGACTGTCCTGAACAATATTGGCATCCCTGAGCACTCCTGACAAGGCAGGATCATAATCAATGTCCCATAAAGTCGGGTAATCGTAATAAAAACCTTCCTTTAAAGCCAATACAACCTTATGCCCAAGCCTGATAAAAGTTTGAATGATGCGCAAGTCAAACATGATGCCCCCGGCACTGTCAGGCATGTAGAGAATCTTATAACTGTAAATATTATCCGGGCCCAGCAGAGAGGTCATAACTGACTCAAAACCTTCCCACTGCCTGTTGATTTCTCTTTCAACAAGCACTGAGTCAGGATGAAATTCTTCCTGCTTCCATATATCCGACCAGGTGGACAGGCAGAAAAAACGCTTCAGTTCCAGCAGATCCAGTTCCCAGCGCAGATCCTGTATCTTTTCACATCCCATAGTGGAATCAGGACATGAGCTGATAAACCTGAAAAAAACAGGCGTATTCATAAACTCTACGGCCCGCCGGTTATACTTTTTTTTGATTTCCATGTAGGGATCCTGCAAAGCATTCTGGCTGAGAAAAATATCCAGCATCCGCTTCAGCAGTCTGGAGGGAATCATGAAAGGAGAATTTAAAGCTTTTTGAAACAGATGTTTACAAAGTGACAATACCTTTTTCCTAATAAAGGGATCACCTGAAAAGTCGTGAATCAACCTGACCACCCTTTTCCAGGTGTCAACGTATTCCTGTTTCAGCTCTTTTGTCATTCTGGTTTTGAGCAAATTGTCAAACATCCAGTCAGTACAGGGAGCAAAAACCTGGTCTTCATCAAGATCCACCATAAATCTGAGCTGTTCCGCTGAAGCATTCACCTTGGGATTAACCAGGTGCTCAATATTATTTTCCAGCATAAAATGCAGAAACCACGCATCAAGGTAAGGATCGCGCCTGGTATGAATATCAGCAACAGAATTAATGGCCGGCAGTCGAGGCATTAACTATCTCCTTTTAAGAAACCTTTTAGCTACCAGTTTGGCAATATAGCTGTGTTCAGGACAACGCAGCAGTTTAAAGTCCCTGAAATGCCTGAATATGGCCACACGATCACCCGGCTTGATTCTAAAACCTGTCTGTCCGTCAATTGTCATATGCACATCAGGATGATCTCCATGAATTCCAGCATAGAGCCTGCTGTCAGATGGAAGTATCAAAGGCTTGAAGTCATGCAGAAATGGACATATGGGTGTTATGATAACTGCTTCCATTTCAGGATGTACCAGAGGGCCTCCTGCAGAAACAGAGTAGGCTGTTGAGCCTGTAGGTGTGGCGACAATAAGCCCATCAGCCCGGATATGCTGCTCCGCGCCTCCTGGAAGAGTCAGATTAATGCAGACCAGACGGGCCAGACGTCCCCTGTTGATTACGACCTCGTTAATGGCTGTCCCGCTGTGGATGATTGATTTGTCCCTGACCACCTCATAAGCAAGTACACACCTTTTTGATACCTGAACAGGGGTAGCCAGCAAGCCGCTCAACTGTTCCCTCCAGGAATGTGGAGAAATATCAGCCATAAACCCTACTACGCCAAGGTTGACACCCAGAAAAGGGATATTTTGATCAAGCAGCAACCTGGCCTGGCTCAAAATTGTGCCGTCTCCCCCAAGAATGATGATCAAGTCAGAAAGTGGGATGCATGGATCATCTTCAAGACCTTGTAAAGACTTGGAGGGCAAGTGAACTTTAATGCCCTGAGCCTCTAACCAGGACTTCATTTTCAGGGACAAAGCAAAAGCTTTCCTGCTTCTGTTTTTAGTGATAAGAATAACTGAATTAATACTCATAGCTCTCGGAAATCAAGTTTAGTGGACAGATTCAAGCAGCGTTCCTGCAAAATTACCCTCGGGGCAGCAACTTGTTTATCCAAGAAACGGTCTTGACTCAAGGATTAGTTTTGCAATGCCGCCAATGGCCTTGATGGAAGGATTGGGAGCTTTTCGAAAGGAACATGACACTGAAGCAATGCCTGTAGCTTGATACCCTTATGAAGCTTTTGCCGCCGGGATATTTTAACTGCCTGAACCCTTCCACGGCACAAGTCCCTGCGTCACATCCAAATGTCAAAATCTGAAATATTACGAAAATTATTTTTTCAAAAATAATCTAAAGTTTTTGAGTAAAACAACCGATTCAGTCTGTAGAAGAGGTGAATAATGACCATTAATCCTGTTTTAGTAAAAAAAGTGCTCAACACTTATGACCGTCATCTGGTCAATGGACGCAGGCTCGCGCGCCTGTCAAGATACCTGCGTGGAGCTGAAGCACTGGAACAGGATACTACTTCAAGAGAATCCAAAAGGAGAAAATTAGTGGAGAGAGTGGCCAGGGAAATTATTGAGAACCTTATTACTTCCGACAGCAGAAATCCCATGGTTGACGAAATAAAGGAGGCATTAAGCCAGGAACTCAATACCGAACTTATATTTCACTATCCTCCTTCCGGGGAAGAAATGAAAATCATGGTTCCAGGACCGCATGGCCCTGAAGAATTAGGACCAGAACAAAGAGAAAAGGTTTTGGGCAAGCTATGGCAGATGACTTTAAACAAAGTAAACTCAACTATGCTGTAATCAGTGATCAATTTTTTCTATCAGATAATACCCTTGTATCCCTGGCCGCCCGGGTAAAGCGCTTCTAAGCAACTAAAACCAAATTACCAACAAAATCAGACGTTTATAATTTTCACAATTTTAAGATTTTTACATATGATTGATTCTCAATTACCAGAAAAGTTCCGTCAAAGATGAGAGCTTTACGCCTGGCACCGGGACTGTCCCTCGCTGTGTAAATTTTATCATTAAAGCAAATTTCTTCCAGGAACCAATGCAGCATCAATCTTTTTTAAAGTACCTCGCGGGGACTGTCCCAATTTTCAGAATAGTGACAGATTCGTAAAGTTACTCACACGTTCGGTCCCGGGCCGCCCGGGTGAGGAGCTTATAAATAAAACAAATATACGCTGGAATACTCACAAGCCATCCTTGACAACAGGCATGTTATTTGCTTAATTTTTTTTTGAAATAATTCAGCTTTTCCAGCATCAGGACACTTAAGCTCATCAGCTTTTGTCCGATATAATATTTAAGCGCGACGAATTCAAACATTGGAGGGCCCAATGGAAATAAAAGGATTGATTACAGGGCTGCAGTCTTATGAGCAGTCCAGAATAAACAAGGATAAGGGCCGGGGTAGTCCAGGCACTGGAGCGCCCCGATCATCCTCAGACAGAGTTTCTTTGTCTCAGGACGCGAAACTATTCCGAACCGGACTTGAGCAGGCCATGAAAGCTGATGACGTAAGAGCAGACAGAGTTGAAGAACTCAAGGCAAGAGTCAAAGACGGTACTTATGAGCCTGACTCCAGAAGAATTGCCGAAAAAATGATTCGTGAAGACATGGATACCTGGTTTCAGAGATCCTGATCCACACCCTTAGCATCTTCTCTCAACTCTGCCAGAACTATTCTTGACTTCATGCTTAGATCATTCTGAGGCACCTGCATTCCAATTCTTTTCACAGTATTTATTACTATAGGCCCACTCATATTAAGGGTTGTCTCTTCGGGACAGCCTTGAGGGATGGTCACTGTGACCATGATAGCCAGCTCGCTGCTTCTCGGGGATTTAAGGACCCTTTCTTCAGTATTGCCAAGATAAACCTGGTAATCTGTAACAAAACAGAAAGGGTCTGCCACGAGAAGACTGAACCGCGAGTTGTTCAAGTTCTGCAGTATATAAAAAGGCGAATCAGGCTTTATCTGAAGCAGCACAAAATCCTTGACCCTTTCCATCCCTATCAGTCCACGCGGAAAAAAGATAGCTTTGTCAGGGCTTATAATAATCCTGCCCAGTTTGGAATTTATTTCTTTCTGCTTTGTCTTGTCCATAAATTTGCCGCTGCTACGAGGTCCTCAGCGCATGACTGAATGGCCATCTCGTTTTCCTGTTGAATATTTCTGAAAACTTCTTCCCGGTACACAGACATATCGTCCGGCACCTCAATGCCCACCTTGACCTGTTTCCCCTTCACTCCCAAGATGGATATGATTATATCGTCGCCAAGATGGATACTCTCCCCTGTGCGACGCGACAGTATGAGCATTTTATGTTGTAATTCCTTGTTTGTTGGTGAAAAACCATAGAAGCTTCTGAGCAACTTCAAAAAAACTGGACCCCGGATCAAGTCCGGGGTGACGGTTAAAGCAAACTATTACTATTTGTCTTCATTCCGGCGAAAGACGGAATCCAGATTTTTTCTTGTTCCCAGACTCCAGCCTGGGAACAAGGGGTATCAGTTACTCACAAGTTCGGTCCCAGCCAGCCCGGGTGAGGCGCTACTAAATATGATTGACCAGATTCATACGCATGATGTTGGATGAAGATCTAAGAACTGCCTCGTAGACAATCTGCTGATTGGCAAGCTTGGTCATAAGCTCTGCCACATCAACATCTTCGACCTTGCTCATCCTTTCTTTTTCATTCAGAACCAGCCCGGACAATACCGACTCGGAAATATTGAGACGGTTTTCCCTGGCTCCGATGCTGGCCAGCTGATTGTTCACATTCTTCAAACTTTCATCCAGGTTTTCTAAGGCTCTGGATATTCCGTCCTGATTGTTAGTCTCAAGATAGCCAATAAGTTCACCCATGGTTTCAAAGACGTTACCCGGTCCTTCAATGCCTGGTGAATAAAAATTATCTCCTGGCTTCTTATAGATACCTCCAAATACATCCTTACCTATGCTGTTGACCTGCAAAGATTCATTGGCAGATATTTCAAAATTAATTGCAGCCCGATGGGGACGGATGAGAATTTGGTCGTTTGGATTTAAACTATTTTTTGTTGGATCGGCTGGATCTATATTATTAATTTCAAGACGACCTCCGGGCACAAGGAACCTTACCCGCTCAGTTGTTGTATCTATTAGCGTTGTGTTACCAGTATTCCAACTGGATCCTCCATCAAGACTATAAGAATACTCAACTTCGTTTGGTGTGCCTGTATTGGTATCATCTATCCTGATGGTGACATCCTTATCAAAAACACCGGATACTGACACATCAGCGTTACTAATATCCTGAGCATAAAGCGAAGTTATATTCTCATCTTCATCATCGCCGT is drawn from Desulfonatronovibrio magnus and contains these coding sequences:
- the mltA gene encoding murein transglycosylase A, whose translation is MSKTTRWNSLDVVTRFAGMVCLSLLVLIFWGCAPKVVEPDPDPEPELKPDLYFIPADDRHVLDVLSAGLKNQGIASWLELQEAIERSLVYLNTRKQEADAICRPELCLQWQDITQTMETLLFLLPELDDNPELLRYYFDFYKVNPDVLLTGYYEPLLEASRYEDHNYSWPIYAVPCDLFSIDLGRFHPRWQGQTLVYRQTDNGIAPYYDRKSIDQKKVLYGRGLELAWVDDPVDLFFLHIQGSGRLRYPDGQYEHVLYAGRNGLRYVALGRVMVEMGYLKQSEVSMQSIRAVLEDNPDKIQEFLNTNPSYIFFHLHDEGPYGSTGQILTPFVSVASDPAVIPWGSAMIMDAVLPAYGGRNNYVSGPVFAQDTGGAIRGRHLDLFTGFGQRAEFLAGKMRDRATVYFMVKKNDQN
- a CDS encoding ARMT1-like domain-containing protein, translating into MPRLPAINSVADIHTRRDPYLDAWFLHFMLENNIEHLVNPKVNASAEQLRFMVDLDEDQVFAPCTDWMFDNLLKTRMTKELKQEYVDTWKRVVRLIHDFSGDPFIRKKVLSLCKHLFQKALNSPFMIPSRLLKRMLDIFLSQNALQDPYMEIKKKYNRRAVEFMNTPVFFRFISSCPDSTMGCEKIQDLRWELDLLELKRFFCLSTWSDIWKQEEFHPDSVLVEREINRQWEGFESVMTSLLGPDNIYSYKILYMPDSAGGIMFDLRIIQTFIRLGHKVVLALKEGFYYDYPTLWDIDYDPALSGVLRDANIVQDSQVTKKDFLKKQRENRILAISDGTRERMNLYRTSITFARAWKESDLVVAKGSGNFRRFIQNSHLFSRDILSFYRDCHGEVHFEFKKRSSRVRKFIESEIMAKAEKIKKGMLEARLQGQRVLFYSAIIGSIPGQTQMAIKVINEFAGYMRERMDQTYIVNPAEHFEQGMDGDDLMYMWEMVQRSGLIDVWRFQTVSDIEKSFELMGQKVPPIWAGKDATYSTGCTKEMHIALDVQEKYPEMQIIGPSSDKFFRRREYGVGKFFDANIEREGAIKS
- a CDS encoding NAD(+)/NADH kinase, whose product is MSINSVILITKNRSRKAFALSLKMKSWLEAQGIKVHLPSKSLQGLEDDPCIPLSDLIIILGGDGTILSQARLLLDQNIPFLGVNLGVVGFMADISPHSWREQLSGLLATPVQVSKRCVLAYEVVRDKSIIHSGTAINEVVINRGRLARLVCINLTLPGGAEQHIRADGLIVATPTGSTAYSVSAGGPLVHPEMEAVIITPICPFLHDFKPLILPSDSRLYAGIHGDHPDVHMTIDGQTGFRIKPGDRVAIFRHFRDFKLLRCPEHSYIAKLVAKRFLKRR
- a CDS encoding DVU0524 family FlgM-associated protein; the protein is MTINPVLVKKVLNTYDRHLVNGRRLARLSRYLRGAEALEQDTTSRESKRRKLVERVAREIIENLITSDSRNPMVDEIKEALSQELNTELIFHYPPSGEEMKIMVPGPHGPEELGPEQREKVLGKLWQMTLNKVNSTML
- the flgM gene encoding flagellar biosynthesis anti-sigma factor FlgM, which encodes MEIKGLITGLQSYEQSRINKDKGRGSPGTGAPRSSSDRVSLSQDAKLFRTGLEQAMKADDVRADRVEELKARVKDGTYEPDSRRIAEKMIREDMDTWFQRS
- the fliW gene encoding flagellar assembly protein FliW, with product MDKTKQKEINSKLGRIIISPDKAIFFPRGLIGMERVKDFVLLQIKPDSPFYILQNLNNSRFSLLVADPFCFVTDYQVYLGNTEERVLKSPRSSELAIMVTVTIPQGCPEETTLNMSGPIVINTVKRIGMQVPQNDLSMKSRIVLAELREDAKGVDQDL
- the csrA gene encoding carbon storage regulator CsrA codes for the protein MLILSRRTGESIHLGDDIIISILGVKGKQVKVGIEVPDDMSVYREEVFRNIQQENEMAIQSCAEDLVAAANLWTRQSRKK
- the flgL gene encoding flagellar hook-associated protein FlgL, producing the protein MRVSQSMLFNNFVTNMNKSSYQLMQLNMQASSQKRVNKPSDDAIGMSRILSYRDSIKALEQYKSNIDTAKGWLGLADETLMQANNVLIRSKEIAEQASTGTLNADQREILSYEARQLMDQMVNLSNTRYEGKSIFGGHKVDGPAFEHAMTLSSNQDLPVNFSVTGKSTGTIVVQFLDDGDIPPVNLGDEIDYRYSADGGKTWNTGRLNVGDSQIDLNGITVGFPSGHTVQANDPNDTNDTSGTWLWVRPTAKYNGDDEDENITSLYAQDISNADVSVSGVFDKDVTIRIDDTNTGTPNEVEYSYSLDGGSSWNTGNTTLIDTTTERVRFLVPGGRLEINNIDPADPTKNSLNPNDQILIRPHRAAINFEISANESLQVNSIGKDVFGGIYKKPGDNFYSPGIEGPGNVFETMGELIGYLETNNQDGISRALENLDESLKNVNNQLASIGARENRLNISESVLSGLVLNEKERMSKVEDVDVAELMTKLANQQIVYEAVLRSSSNIMRMNLVNHI